The Cellvibrio polysaccharolyticus genomic interval TAAATATTGGGGTGAGTATACAGAAGAGCTTATCAAATCAGCGATCAACCAAATTATTGTTCTGCTAATTGTTGCGCTGTTGGTGGGTGTCGCTTTCGCCTGGTTTATCACCATCAGCATTGTACGCCCATTGAACATTGCATTGACCACTGCAGAATCCATTGCCGATGGCGACCTGAGTGTAAAAATTGAAAATAACGCCACCGACGAAACCGGTAAATTGCTTGATGCCATGCGTAATATGACCAGCAAATTGGCTCAGGTTATTGCTGAAGTGCGCGGTGGCGCCGACAACCTGGCCTCGGCATCCGAGCAGGTAAGTTCTACCAGCCAATCATTGTCGCAAGCTGCCAGTGAGCAAGCTGCCAGTGTGGAAGAAACGTCTGCCTCCATGGAGCAGATGACCGCCTCTATTGAACAGAACACCGGCAATGCGCGCATTACCGACGGCATGGCAACCAAAGCAGCGCGTGAAGCGGGTGAAGGTGGTGAAGCGGTTGCGCAAACCGTGCAAGCCATGAAAAGCATTGCCCAGAAAATCAGCATTATTGATGACATCGCTTACCAGACCAACCTGCTGGCCCTGAACGCGGCAATTGAAGCAGCACGTGCCGGTGAACACGGTAAAGGTTTTGCGGTAGTGGCGGCGGAAGTTCGCAAGCTGGCAGAACGCAGCCAGGTTGCCGCCCAGGAAATCAGCGAAGTTGCCGACTCTTCCGTAGCCCTGGCAGAACGCGCTGGCAAGCTGTTGGGAGAAATCGTCCCGTCTATTCAAAAAACCTCTGATCTGGTGCAGGAAATTGCCGCAGCGTCTACCGAGCAGTCTGCCGGTGTGGGGCAAATTAACAGCGCTATGGAACAGTTGAACCAGCTTACCCAACAGAATGCCTCTGCCTCGGAAGAACTGGCGGCAACCTCGGAAGAGATGTCTTCACAAGCTGAGCAGTTACAACAGTCTATCGCCTTCTTCAATATTGGTGACCAGCAATTGGCCAGTGCCGTATCGCACAAAGGCAACTCGCCGAGAACGCCGGTAAGCGCTCGTAAATCCGCATCACTGGCCGGCTCCAAGGGTCTGGATGAAAATGCGTTTGTGAAATTCTAGAGGCGCGGGTATGAACCATTCTGTAAAAAAATCTGCAGAAAAAACGGGAGAACCCTCGCAGGGTTCTCACCATGAACAATACCTGACCTTTCGTTTGTCCAAGG includes:
- a CDS encoding methyl-accepting chemotaxis protein, which encodes MKIGMRLGIAFAAVLVIFMIVGTIAVNRFQAVDDVVEDLTGKFSERLSLANDWTDINNINTASTLSLFISDAQQQQLLRSNMAKQSEILNKHIQRLDELIELPEARQLFDQILAARVAYSADRRIMMEMLESGDQLGGVEHWLGSTQPLLDTYQLSIRNLTEYFEARTKYWGEYTEELIKSAINQIIVLLIVALLVGVAFAWFITISIVRPLNIALTTAESIADGDLSVKIENNATDETGKLLDAMRNMTSKLAQVIAEVRGGADNLASASEQVSSTSQSLSQAASEQAASVEETSASMEQMTASIEQNTGNARITDGMATKAAREAGEGGEAVAQTVQAMKSIAQKISIIDDIAYQTNLLALNAAIEAARAGEHGKGFAVVAAEVRKLAERSQVAAQEISEVADSSVALAERAGKLLGEIVPSIQKTSDLVQEIAAASTEQSAGVGQINSAMEQLNQLTQQNASASEELAATSEEMSSQAEQLQQSIAFFNIGDQQLASAVSHKGNSPRTPVSARKSASLAGSKGLDENAFVKF